Within the Kineosporia corallincola genome, the region CCCTTCACCGGCAGGAACGTGCCGGACGATCCGAGTGGAGGGTGAAACCCGGTCGCCGGTCGGCAACCAGGTTGAACCGGAAATTCGCCGGGCCCGCGGACCCGGATGGAGCTATGACCGGTCGACGCGGGGGCGCCGTCGGCCACGGAGTACATCTAAGACGGTCGGGCGCCCTCCGGCATAGGGGTAGTCGGTGTCATCTGCATCCCACTGTGCGCGTTTCCGTGACGGGTGGTGCACGGTAAGTTCACCAGGAGGGGTGTGAGGAAATCGCCCGGCCGATTCGTCGTGAATGCCGCTTTCTCTCTGCTCTCATGTAATCCCCACCCACGGAGCTTCCGCAGGAGTCCGGCCGATGGCGACAGCACCACGCGCCCGGCTCGCCGACATCGCCGTGCAGGCCGGCGTCAGCGAGGCCACGGTCAGCCGTGTGCTGAACGGCCGGTCCGGGGTGGCCGAGGCCACCCGTGAGGCCGTACTGACCGCGCTCGACGTGCTCGGCTACGAACGCCCGGTGCGGCTGCGGCAGCACTCCGCCGGGCTGATCGGCCTGATCGTGCCGGAGCTCGACAACCCGATCTTCCCGGCCTTCGCGCAGGTGATCGAGTCGGCTCTGGCGCACCACGGCTACACCCCGGTGCTGTGCACGCAGACCCCCGGCGGGGTGCGTGAGGACGAGTACACGCAGATGCTCACCGAGCGCGGGGTGGCCGGCATCGTCTTCGTCTCCGGGCTGCACGCCGACACCTCCGCCGATCCGGCCCGGTATGTCGCGCTGCGCCGGCGCGGTCTGCCGATCGTGCTGGTCAACGGCTATGTGGATGGGCTGGACGCGCCCTTCGTCAGCAATGACGACGTGACCTCGATGGACCTTGCGGTGAATCATCTGGTGGCGCAGGGGCACCGTCGGATCGGCCTGGCGCTGGGTCCGCGGCAGTACGTCCCGGTGATCCGCAAGATCGACGGCTACCGGCAGGCCATGCTCCGGCACCTGGGCAATGCCGACGTGGACGGCTGGGTCGAGTGCTCGCTGTTCAGTGTGGAGGGCGGGGCCGCCGCGGCGCAGCGGCTGATCGACGCCGGGTGCACCGGCGTGATCTGCGGCAGCGACCTGATGGCGCTCGGCGCGATCCGGGCGGTGCGGGACCGGGGCCTGGAGGTGCCGGCCGACGTGTCGGTGATCGGTTACGACGACTCGCCGCTGATCGCCTTCACCGACCCGCCGCTGACCACCGTGCGGCAGTCGGTCCAGGCGATGGGGGCGGCGGCGGTACGGGCCCTGCTCGACGACATCCACGGCGGCAGCCCGGGCAGCTTCGCGCCGCGCACCGAGTACCTGTTCCGGCCGGAGCTGGTGGTGCGGGGTTCCACCGGGTCCGTTCCGGTGTGATTCCGGACACGTTCAGGGGTTCCTCTTCGGGCAGCGGCTACCTACTCTGGGCAAGGGGGCCGTGACATGTCCAAGCCTCGGGAGGTTCTGCGCATGCGGATCAGTGATCTTCTCCGGCGGAAGGGCGGGCTGGTCGTCACCATCGACCCCGCGCGCCCGGTCACCGAGCTCCTCGACCTGCTGGCCACGAACGGCGTGGGCGCCCTGGTGGTGTCGGCCGACGGGCAGACGATCGACGGCATCGTGAGCGAGCGCGACGTGGTGCGCAGACTCCAGCGCTTCGGCCCCGGCCTGCTGGAAGAGCCGGTGAGCGAGATCATGAGCCGCCAGGTGCAGACCTGCCCGCCGGACACCGATCTGGACGAGCTGATGCGGCTGATGACCAACGGCCGGTTCCGGCACGTGCCGGTGGTGGACGGTGGCCGCC harbors:
- a CDS encoding LacI family DNA-binding transcriptional regulator, whose amino-acid sequence is MATAPRARLADIAVQAGVSEATVSRVLNGRSGVAEATREAVLTALDVLGYERPVRLRQHSAGLIGLIVPELDNPIFPAFAQVIESALAHHGYTPVLCTQTPGGVREDEYTQMLTERGVAGIVFVSGLHADTSADPARYVALRRRGLPIVLVNGYVDGLDAPFVSNDDVTSMDLAVNHLVAQGHRRIGLALGPRQYVPVIRKIDGYRQAMLRHLGNADVDGWVECSLFSVEGGAAAAQRLIDAGCTGVICGSDLMALGAIRAVRDRGLEVPADVSVIGYDDSPLIAFTDPPLTTVRQSVQAMGAAAVRALLDDIHGGSPGSFAPRTEYLFRPELVVRGSTGSVPV
- a CDS encoding CBS domain-containing protein; the encoded protein is MRISDLLRRKGGLVVTIDPARPVTELLDLLATNGVGALVVSADGQTIDGIVSERDVVRRLQRFGPGLLEEPVSEIMSRQVQTCPPDTDLDELMRLMTNGRFRHVPVVDGGRLVGIVSIGDVVKHRIDELEGERDQLQAYIST